TAGATGAAGTAATACCTTTAAATTGCTATACCTTCTTAAATTGAGAAGCGAGGTGAAAAGATGAGTAACAAAATTGAACGATCCAGTGCAATTTAACATCTCCAACGGACaaacttttaagtttatttaatttactaaaaatcaaatatttaatttaagaaaccATTTTATACGCAGTTTGATAGCCTAAATGtgttgctttaatattttaatgctcATATTTCTTTAcggtatatatttttcatttaaaatgaaattttgtccAAACTTTGCTCtataaaagtcaaaatttccctctttaaatttaattttctcaattatttttaaatcaaaccttaaaattattttacaaatttaaaataatttatattagcaATGATCTAAAGAAGTAATAAGATGTtttcattaagaaataaatataaataaaaaataaaaaaataacgtgAGGTTATTGTTAGGGCCCTTGTGTTGTTATTCATTAACTATcaagagtatatacatacatgaaaaagtcacatttcaatttaaatgaagTAAAATAATAGTATGAAAACAAAAAGCGGTTTTATGCGATCAATTCACAATTTGCTAATATATTGTCGGATAAATTTCTACTCAAATCCtatattagtaataattttatactaaacttacttaccatacatatgtatatgtatacatccatacatacataggtccgtagacaatgtaatttttatatttactcatATTCCGTTCCAACATACTTCCTCATAAATAATATgaatgcaatatacatatatacatatgtatttggatatttgataaataatattaaattggaATGAATGCTAACTACAGGCAAATTAAGAATTGTGACAAAATTACttttagatatgtatttattatttttcggttaatttatcattattttgaaTCTTCGTTTAATTGTATATCGTGGTCCTGAAAAGgaccgttttgtttttttatatttgataggAAAATTGTTTAACCGCCGAATCCATACAAGGTACGTCCTTGTCTCTTCAAAGCATATACAACATCCATTGCTGTAACTGTCTTCCTTTTAGCGTGTTCAGTATAGGTAACTGCATCACGGATAACATTctctaaaaatacttttaagacTCCACGAGTTTCTTCATATATCAAACCAGATATACGTTTTACACCTCCACGACGAGCCAAACGCCGAATAGCAGGCTTAGTGATTCCCTGGATGTTATCACGTAAAACTTTACGATGACGCTTAGCACCACCTTTACCCAAGCCTTTTCCACCTTTGCCGCGACCAgtcatttttaacttttacacttttaacacttTAACACTTTTACTAGCCGAACACTGCACGCTCTATAGATTTCTGGAGAACTAAGTTATTGCACGTGTATTTATACAAAAGTCAACAACTAACATTGTGACTTACCtatatacagaaaatttcatCTCTTTCTAACACATGAATATAGTTAAGACTTCATCCACCCCGATAATATGAACTTTTGAAACGTTCTGAAGTATTTTATTACTTGTGCACAAATTATTAGTGTGTGGTAAAATATATTAGTGCAGTGACTTTTCAGTTAaggtgaaaattaaataagtgcAGTGAAAAAAAATGGCTCGTACAAAACAAACAGCCCGTAAATCGACTGGTGGTAAAGCACCACGCAAGCAATTGGCAACCAAAGCAGCTCGTAAAAGTGCTCCGGCAACTGGTGGTGTAAAGAAACCTCATCGTTATCGCCCCGGTACAGTTGCATTACGAGAAATTCGTCGTTACCAAAAAAGTACTGAATTATTAATCCGAAAATTGCCATTCCAACGTTTGGTTCGAGAAATTGCTCAAGATTTCAAAACAGATTTACGTTTCCAAAGTTCTGCTGTTATGGCTCTACAGGAAGCAAGTGAAGCATATTTGGTTGGTCTGTTTGAGGATACAAATTTGTGCGCCATTCATGCAAAGGTCACAATTATGCCAAAAGATATTCAATTGGCCAGACGTATTCGTGGAGAACGTGCTTAATTGATTTGAAGAAGATAAATATCCAAACGGTCCTTTTCAGGACCACAATTGCTCAACGAAAgatcaaaattttacatataatgataaaaataaatacttaaacgGTCCTTTTCAGGACCACAATTTCTCAGCAAAagattaaaactttaaatcttatgatatactatgtatatgctgtagatagaaattaatttacaaattaaattccGAATAGAATCCACGGAACCTGTACATGTATACCACCATCAAGTTTTTTTCGCTACGAGTATTATCTACCTACTGTATTATACCGTACGCTGTCTCTCCAGATGACTTTACTTATACATTCATGAGTATGAatctaatatttgttgttgttgttatatgtgTATCGTATGCAACCAGTTTTATATAACGAATCAAGTTTTAttactaatacatatgtagttttttttgaaagtaataTCAACCTCTTTGAATATAAAAGTTTGTCGTCCTGAAAAGGAcggttttattcttttttttagataatatgTCTCTCCGAGATAGAAATTTATGCTTTTTTCTCAGTCTTCTTTGGTAAAAGTACAGCTTGAATATTTGGCAAAACACCACCTTGAGCAATAGTGACTCCAGATAATAGTTTATTCAATTCTTCATCATTACGGATGGCCAATTGTAAATGTCTTGGAATAATTCTTGTCTTTTTGTTATCACGGGCAGCATTACCAGCCAATTCAAGAACTTCAGCTGCCAAATATTCCATAACAGCAGCTAAATATACGGGAGCACCAGCACCAACACGTTCAGCATAATTGCCTTTGCGCAACAAACGGTGTATACGACCGACAGGAAATTGAAGACCAGCACGATTTGAACGCGACTTTGCCTTGCCCTTCACTTTACCACCTTTACCACGTCcagacatttttaaatataatttagttaacACACGAAAAGGAAATATGAATCACTACAAGCTTGCACAATGTACACTGCACAATTCACTCACTTTATATAAATTCCTCCAACATACTAACGCTGCTTatatact
This genomic window from Bactrocera neohumeralis isolate Rockhampton unplaced genomic scaffold, APGP_CSIRO_Bneo_wtdbg2-racon-allhic-juicebox.fasta_v2 ctg2629, whole genome shotgun sequence contains:
- the LOC126766842 gene encoding histone H4, with amino-acid sequence MTGRGKGGKGLGKGGAKRHRKVLRDNIQGITKPAIRRLARRGGVKRISGLIYEETRGVLKVFLENVIRDAVTYTEHAKRKTVTAMDVVYALKRQGRTLYGFGG
- the LOC126766832 gene encoding histone H3-like, whose product is MARTKQTARKSTGGKAPRKQLATKAARKSAPATGGVKKPHRYRPGTVALREIRRYQKSTELLIRKLPFQRLVREIAQDFKTDLRFQSSAVMALQEASEAYLVGLFEDTNLCAIHAKVTIMPKDIQLARRIRGERA
- the LOC126766833 gene encoding histone H2A, which codes for MSGRGKGGKVKGKAKSRSNRAGLQFPVGRIHRLLRKGNYAERVGAGAPVYLAAVMEYLAAEVLELAGNAARDNKKTRIIPRHLQLAIRNDEELNKLLSGVTIAQGGVLPNIQAVLLPKKTEKKA